The following coding sequences lie in one Pontibacter sp. G13 genomic window:
- a CDS encoding WG repeat-containing protein, with amino-acid sequence MGFSSWKWMALAGLWVLLEACGGGGISYTTELMPFRGKNGQFGYINMDGEVVINPQFAYALPFSEGLGAVNIGGTRKDGNIPQDGKWGFIDEQGRFIINPAYYSPPSEAYPWDLAGMAIALHEGYQFSEGLAAVYNGQYWIYIDVQCNIYINDPKIRSARKFKGGMANVYRDGYWGYIDTTYQTAGDEPTIAFEFLHPLDLDTSTNRIVAYHKSQEWVAFDKIETGPGTFRCQRVLPVHQLLSSFHHGFALAKPKLKREPETALQKRQLALVDMRGIFQLGCDSIVTNNCPNAFDKMGRYGHGLVPVLVGSKIGDLKNHPKPLGLTDNPGGKWGYADVNTGFLVFNPTFQGAKGFREGFAPVQKGGLWGYMAPDGSMITGYEFLWADYFYGGLAAVRLGPTHSDYLGRYAYLNRDGDVVWIEGPSN; translated from the coding sequence ATGGGATTTTCTAGTTGGAAATGGATGGCCCTCGCTGGCCTTTGGGTTTTGCTTGAAGCCTGTGGTGGCGGAGGAATCTCCTACACAACCGAGCTGATGCCTTTCCGCGGAAAGAATGGCCAGTTTGGATATATCAATATGGATGGGGAAGTTGTCATCAATCCCCAATTTGCCTATGCCCTGCCTTTTTCCGAGGGACTAGGTGCTGTCAATATTGGGGGGACCCGAAAAGATGGGAATATCCCTCAGGATGGAAAATGGGGATTCATCGACGAGCAAGGGCGATTTATCATCAATCCAGCCTATTATTCTCCCCCCTCTGAAGCCTATCCTTGGGACCTCGCAGGAATGGCGATTGCGCTCCATGAAGGATACCAATTCTCTGAAGGACTAGCCGCTGTCTACAACGGGCAGTATTGGATCTACATTGATGTGCAATGCAATATTTACATCAATGACCCCAAAATCAGATCGGCGCGCAAGTTTAAGGGCGGAATGGCTAATGTCTATCGGGACGGCTATTGGGGCTATATTGATACGACCTACCAGACTGCTGGAGATGAGCCTACCATCGCCTTTGAATTCCTTCATCCATTGGACTTAGATACCTCGACCAATAGAATTGTCGCTTATCACAAGTCTCAAGAATGGGTCGCCTTCGACAAGATCGAAACAGGACCAGGTACTTTCCGGTGCCAACGAGTATTGCCTGTCCATCAACTTCTATCCAGCTTTCATCACGGATTTGCGCTTGCAAAGCCCAAGCTTAAACGAGAGCCTGAGACTGCGCTTCAAAAGCGGCAACTGGCACTTGTGGATATGCGTGGAATTTTTCAATTAGGATGCGATTCCATCGTCACCAATAATTGCCCCAATGCCTTCGATAAAATGGGGCGATATGGCCACGGATTGGTTCCTGTATTGGTGGGGTCAAAAATTGGAGATCTGAAGAATCACCCCAAGCCTCTAGGTCTTACGGACAATCCGGGCGGAAAATGGGGCTATGCAGATGTGAATACTGGATTTCTGGTGTTCAATCCTACTTTTCAAGGTGCCAAAGGATTTCGGGAAGGATTTGCCCCGGTCCAAAAAGGAGGGTTGTGGGGATACATGGCTCCAGACGGAAGCATGATTACGGGCTACGAATTCTTGTGGGCCGATTACTTCTACGGAGGGTTGGCAGCGGTGAGATTGGGTCCAACCCATAGCGATTATTTAGGGCGATACGCCTATCTCAATCGCGATGGAGATGTCGTTTGGATAGAAGGCCCCAGCAATTAA
- a CDS encoding ATP-binding protein → MRALPLLLILVSAQTTIAQTLDRVTPPPESVELIPSLAEFHAVVRGVEENMSFRNKREIELALTRIMVTAEQVGEPYMLGASALLHGKIKEFFGRDPNARRHACNSYLQAVRYFKMSGQDSLEAASHVHAGEIRLIFGDHSLALGDFFQAALIFEQSKDSVAMMDCYLKMVEIYYANSLHDAIPVYAEKVMDIAERKEDYEKLAQIHTLVGGYHVEKGNWELALKHLQTAERISRTENLYSILLRVLNQLGFAFLKTGAISAADPTFEEAEQMAIDQGNRLEAVVAILGQAKVALGSKQWKNANLLIVHAQEICEREPILLQQQLLDVYKCRFEYALKQGNVQDLATYHELKEELAPLVENRRQSELLMKMNAVYERDRIESQNELMTRELAHANDELAHAAMERKMAGYLGGLGLLLAFALVYLYDQKRLAHRRLEALVEQRTKELVSANDSLREVNEELDVFAYRAAHDIRGPVARIEGLCEVAQHIDSDHSTRYLALIEGEAKRMDAMLHRFLEIQHVKDHPRDFSWIQLDNFMLDMLKDFDRHPHRDELSVTVNIPRGWRLNAQPTVLKVLFHNLVENALVFMDMHESVRSRLRITANFDKEEVRISFWDNGIGIKAQIADRVFDMFVRGSTNSEGLGLGLYAAKKAADYLEGKIQLVSHQWGKTEFQVIFPIEKLKLADAGKVFPD, encoded by the coding sequence ATGCGCGCCCTTCCTCTGTTGCTGATATTGGTTTCCGCACAAACCACTATCGCTCAAACCCTTGATCGGGTCACTCCTCCTCCAGAATCGGTGGAGCTTATTCCTTCCTTGGCCGAATTCCATGCCGTAGTCCGCGGAGTCGAAGAGAATATGTCCTTTCGAAACAAGCGGGAGATTGAATTAGCACTCACCCGAATCATGGTGACTGCCGAGCAAGTTGGGGAGCCTTACATGTTGGGGGCCTCAGCCTTACTTCATGGAAAGATAAAAGAGTTTTTTGGGCGTGATCCCAATGCTCGTAGGCACGCCTGCAATTCTTACCTGCAAGCTGTTCGGTACTTCAAGATGTCAGGACAGGATTCGCTCGAAGCAGCTTCTCATGTACACGCTGGAGAGATCCGGCTAATCTTCGGGGATCATAGCCTCGCTTTGGGAGACTTTTTTCAGGCAGCGCTTATATTCGAGCAGTCGAAGGACTCAGTGGCGATGATGGATTGCTACCTGAAAATGGTCGAAATTTACTATGCCAACAGTCTTCATGATGCTATTCCAGTCTATGCTGAAAAGGTAATGGATATTGCCGAGCGCAAGGAAGACTATGAAAAATTGGCTCAAATCCACACGCTGGTTGGCGGATACCACGTGGAAAAGGGCAATTGGGAATTGGCGTTGAAGCATCTTCAAACTGCGGAGAGAATTTCTCGGACTGAAAATCTTTATTCCATCCTCCTCAGAGTCCTCAATCAATTGGGGTTTGCCTTCCTTAAAACCGGAGCTATCTCGGCTGCCGATCCGACCTTCGAAGAAGCAGAACAAATGGCCATTGATCAAGGAAATCGACTCGAGGCAGTGGTCGCCATTCTTGGACAGGCAAAAGTCGCATTGGGTTCGAAGCAATGGAAGAATGCCAACCTTCTGATAGTTCATGCCCAAGAGATCTGCGAAAGGGAGCCCATTCTCCTACAACAACAACTATTGGATGTCTACAAATGCCGCTTTGAATATGCATTGAAGCAGGGAAATGTGCAGGATTTGGCCACTTATCATGAACTCAAGGAAGAACTGGCACCTTTGGTGGAAAACCGGAGGCAGTCCGAGTTGCTCATGAAAATGAATGCTGTATACGAGCGGGACCGGATCGAAAGTCAAAACGAACTGATGACCCGAGAACTCGCACATGCCAATGATGAGCTTGCCCATGCCGCTATGGAGCGGAAAATGGCAGGTTATCTGGGCGGATTGGGGCTATTGCTTGCCTTTGCCTTGGTCTACTTATATGATCAAAAGCGTTTGGCTCACAGGAGGTTGGAAGCGTTGGTAGAACAGCGAACCAAAGAGCTGGTCAGTGCCAATGATAGCCTTCGCGAGGTGAATGAGGAATTGGATGTATTCGCCTACCGCGCAGCACATGATATCAGAGGACCAGTCGCCCGGATCGAAGGATTGTGCGAGGTGGCCCAGCATATTGATTCAGATCATTCTACTCGGTATTTGGCCCTCATTGAAGGAGAAGCCAAAAGAATGGATGCCATGTTGCATCGTTTTCTGGAAATACAGCATGTCAAGGACCATCCTCGGGATTTCTCATGGATCCAGTTGGATAATTTCATGCTGGATATGCTCAAGGATTTTGATCGACATCCACATCGCGATGAGCTTTCGGTGACCGTCAACATCCCAAGGGGCTGGCGACTCAATGCCCAGCCGACCGTTCTGAAAGTCCTGTTCCATAATTTGGTGGAGAATGCCTTGGTGTTTATGGATATGCATGAAAGTGTCCGTTCCCGTCTGAGGATTACAGCGAATTTTGATAAGGAGGAGGTCAGAATCTCCTTTTGGGACAATGGCATTGGAATCAAGGCCCAGATTGCAGATCGGGTATTCGATATGTTTGTGAGAGGGTCGACCAACTCTGAAGGCCTTGGACTTGGGCTGTATGCGGCCAAAAAAGCGGCAGATTATCTGGAAGGAAAAATCCAGCTTGTTTCCCATCAATGGGGCAAAACCGAGTTTCAGGTGATATTTCCGATAGAGAAACTTAAACTTGCGGATGCTGGAAAGGTCTTTCCCGACTGA
- the radA gene encoding DNA repair protein RadA, with product MIRSPFHFRIRNLPYICGMAKIKTAFICQECGTQHIKWQGQCSGCQAWGSLVEEKLDPRMSGSKSSAKPGKSWTMKSAPKPLSEIETSQEIRHLTPDAEMNRVLGGGIVPGSVTLIGGEPGIGKSTLLLQLALQLAPLNILYVSGEESESQIKMRAGRIAYQNDNLLVATETLIERILDFMDELAPQVVVIDSIQTMYTEQIESAPGSVSQVRESTARLIRQAKDRGIPMFLVGHINKEGSIAGPKVLEHMVDTVLTFEGDQHNSYRIVRTNKNRFGSTMEIGIYEMMAQGLREVSNPSEIFLSASDEQFSGVCISATMEGMRPLLVEIQALVSPMAYGNAQRSATGFDLRRLNMLLAVLEKRCGFKLGVQDVFINITGGLKVEDPAVDLALICAVISSLHDLPVDPATAFAAEVGLSGEIRSISRLEPRIAEAAKLGFKTIFVAKSQVASLGKVSADIEVVGVGKLEEVFRRVFGGE from the coding sequence ATGATCCGCAGCCCCTTTCATTTCCGAATTCGGAATCTCCCGTATATTTGTGGCATGGCGAAGATCAAAACAGCTTTCATTTGTCAAGAATGCGGCACCCAGCACATCAAATGGCAGGGGCAATGTAGTGGATGTCAGGCTTGGGGAAGCCTTGTCGAGGAAAAACTCGATCCCCGCATGTCAGGTTCCAAAAGTTCTGCGAAGCCAGGCAAAAGCTGGACCATGAAATCTGCTCCCAAACCGCTTTCTGAGATTGAGACTTCTCAGGAAATTCGCCATCTCACTCCTGACGCAGAAATGAATCGCGTGCTGGGAGGAGGTATCGTCCCAGGCTCGGTAACCTTGATTGGTGGTGAGCCGGGCATCGGCAAAAGTACCCTCCTCCTGCAACTGGCCCTGCAATTGGCACCCCTCAATATCCTGTATGTGAGTGGAGAGGAATCTGAGTCTCAAATCAAGATGCGCGCAGGCAGAATTGCCTACCAAAATGACAACTTATTGGTAGCGACAGAAACCTTGATCGAACGGATCTTGGATTTTATGGATGAATTGGCCCCGCAAGTAGTCGTTATCGATTCCATCCAGACCATGTACACTGAGCAAATCGAATCTGCTCCGGGCTCCGTTTCGCAGGTGCGTGAATCTACCGCAAGACTCATCCGGCAAGCCAAAGATCGAGGAATTCCCATGTTTCTGGTAGGACATATCAATAAAGAAGGGAGTATCGCAGGACCCAAAGTCCTCGAACACATGGTGGATACGGTTTTGACCTTCGAAGGGGATCAGCACAATAGCTACCGGATTGTCCGCACCAACAAAAACCGATTTGGTAGTACCATGGAGATCGGGATCTATGAGATGATGGCTCAGGGGCTTCGAGAAGTCAGTAATCCGTCAGAAATCTTCCTGTCGGCATCTGATGAGCAATTCAGTGGCGTATGTATCTCAGCCACGATGGAGGGAATGCGCCCGCTTTTGGTGGAAATTCAGGCCCTTGTCAGTCCGATGGCTTACGGCAATGCGCAGCGATCCGCCACCGGATTTGATTTGAGACGCCTCAACATGCTGCTTGCTGTCTTGGAGAAGCGTTGCGGATTCAAGCTGGGCGTACAAGATGTGTTTATCAATATCACAGGCGGACTCAAGGTGGAAGATCCTGCTGTGGACCTCGCTTTGATTTGTGCCGTCATCTCATCGCTACACGACCTTCCTGTTGATCCAGCCACAGCTTTCGCAGCCGAAGTGGGCCTTTCGGGGGAAATTCGCTCGATTTCCCGATTGGAACCTAGAATTGCAGAAGCTGCCAAACTCGGTTTCAAGACCATTTTTGTGGCCAAATCTCAGGTTGCAAGCCTCGGAAAAGTTTCTGCCGATATTGAAGTGGTGGGTGTCGGTAAGTTGGAGGAAGTCTTTCGAAGGGTGTTTGGGGGAGAATAG
- a CDS encoding helix-turn-helix domain-containing protein has translation MIFDAFPYQFLHAVEKLGQQPGIHLPHYLKELVRAGEISQYQKLEEFLQNEVQQASLQDQATAEYFFFISRQSLDYFFHTRNREIFQHVGDLIRHRIGALRQAGVAEFPFQAWESYLDLYAVAFQRVIRHVSIETFEQHINNLDWEVFGPTFIPAVSRLIGMTYTREESAEQGSKSRLWLQKAMMEDQQSDSLFDQLALASFYLSNPSADHIAQIQTLIQKIQGQASTVSGGIQNLAILELDALKQLHDEKHFDDAMTKLEHAQIQLRQLESSIQDLGEISAQARAALSSIVARLYANLYEMTEDDLEKASFTKHALQQIDQSISLAQEIEHAHLAMEYRMIRSDIAIQTKVSLTEKEMKEIAQFFKKRQDYPSYSRANWQFLQLLELNQVPHKGYDVILDGFKYANKRLEQGGVYLQTRFLQFATSLFGHAAEQPGVSWMVELLDGFFDRVQFAIDKLAEHRATTGKTQVYDFINTYDGFEPVSHFNVKVYYRYQWYQIKALKIGSLLSGDETSTRIADRLLGSLEDENNPLSFMSADWDDFKKVPNSVRNKTLNKCINISKGDLPLAAEHLDFSYRNLRSYITFKEVNRLGFFLDMQETSNRQLEQGIRYMFYDLYKRGTIFEVVFDMPKFLVEFAKSGFYSQDLEEQLNIKGTTAKKYIKIMMEIGLIRQDKTTGRKHFYRLVRENIMNRLGKDQTTLIQ, from the coding sequence ATGATTTTTGACGCTTTTCCCTATCAATTTTTGCATGCAGTAGAAAAGCTGGGACAGCAGCCCGGAATTCATTTACCGCATTATCTCAAGGAACTGGTCCGCGCAGGTGAGATTAGTCAGTACCAGAAACTTGAGGAATTTCTTCAGAACGAAGTCCAGCAGGCCTCCTTGCAAGATCAGGCTACTGCCGAGTACTTCTTCTTCATTTCCCGCCAATCACTGGATTACTTCTTCCACACTCGAAACCGGGAGATTTTCCAGCATGTTGGAGACCTGATCAGACATCGGATCGGTGCCCTTCGCCAAGCGGGAGTCGCAGAGTTTCCCTTCCAAGCATGGGAATCCTACCTCGATCTATATGCCGTTGCCTTCCAGCGCGTCATCAGGCATGTATCCATCGAAACCTTCGAACAGCACATCAACAATCTCGATTGGGAGGTATTCGGCCCGACATTCATTCCGGCTGTATCCCGCCTCATTGGGATGACCTATACCCGCGAGGAATCTGCTGAGCAAGGGTCCAAATCCCGTCTATGGCTCCAAAAAGCCATGATGGAAGACCAACAATCTGATTCCTTGTTTGATCAGTTGGCGCTTGCTTCTTTCTATCTGAGCAATCCGTCTGCTGACCACATCGCACAAATCCAGACACTGATCCAGAAGATCCAAGGGCAAGCCTCCACCGTGAGTGGTGGTATTCAAAACTTGGCCATTTTGGAGCTGGATGCACTCAAGCAATTGCACGACGAAAAGCATTTCGATGATGCCATGACCAAGCTTGAGCATGCACAGATCCAGTTGCGCCAGTTGGAGTCCAGCATTCAGGATCTGGGCGAAATTTCCGCACAGGCTCGTGCTGCCCTGTCATCTATCGTTGCAAGGCTTTATGCCAACCTATACGAAATGACAGAAGACGACCTTGAAAAGGCCAGCTTCACCAAGCACGCGCTTCAGCAAATCGATCAATCCATCTCCCTCGCTCAAGAAATTGAGCATGCGCATCTCGCGATGGAATACCGCATGATCCGTTCGGACATCGCTATCCAGACGAAGGTGAGCCTGACCGAGAAGGAAATGAAGGAGATCGCGCAATTCTTCAAGAAGAGACAAGACTACCCTTCATACAGCCGTGCCAACTGGCAATTCCTCCAGTTGTTGGAACTCAATCAGGTTCCGCACAAAGGCTATGATGTAATTCTGGACGGATTCAAATACGCCAACAAACGGCTTGAGCAGGGCGGAGTATACCTCCAGACTCGATTCCTCCAATTTGCCACTTCTTTGTTTGGCCATGCAGCCGAGCAACCGGGCGTATCTTGGATGGTCGAACTGCTGGACGGCTTCTTCGATCGGGTTCAGTTTGCCATTGACAAATTGGCCGAGCACAGAGCTACAACTGGCAAAACTCAGGTATACGATTTCATCAATACCTATGATGGATTCGAGCCAGTCTCCCACTTCAACGTCAAGGTATACTACCGATATCAGTGGTACCAAATCAAAGCCCTGAAAATCGGCAGCCTACTCTCTGGAGATGAAACTTCTACCCGGATCGCTGATCGCCTACTCGGGTCCTTGGAGGATGAGAACAACCCATTGAGCTTCATGAGTGCTGACTGGGATGATTTCAAGAAGGTACCAAACTCCGTTCGGAACAAGACCCTCAACAAGTGTATCAATATCTCCAAAGGGGATCTTCCTTTGGCGGCAGAGCACTTGGACTTCTCCTACCGAAACCTCAGAAGTTATATTACTTTCAAGGAAGTCAATCGTCTCGGATTCTTCCTCGATATGCAGGAAACTTCCAATCGCCAGCTTGAGCAGGGCATACGATACATGTTCTATGACTTGTACAAGCGCGGAACGATCTTCGAAGTAGTGTTTGACATGCCTAAATTCCTCGTTGAATTTGCCAAGTCAGGCTTCTACTCCCAAGATTTGGAAGAGCAATTGAACATCAAGGGCACCACAGCCAAGAAGTACATCAAGATCATGATGGAAATTGGCCTCATTCGCCAAGACAAGACCACTGGAAGAAAGCACTTCTACCGATTGGTCCGTGAAAATATCATGAATCGACTCGGAAAGGACCAGACAACCCTGATCCAATAA
- a CDS encoding YebC/PmpR family DNA-binding transcriptional regulator, with translation MAGHSKWANIKHRKGAQDAKRAKLFTKLIKEVAVATKEGGPDPDANPRLRMAIKNARKASVPKDRIEGAISKGSGNDGTTWDDVTFEGYAPNGIAVFVEALTDNNNRTVANVRSYFNKYNGSMGKSGSVDYMFERKGIFIFPMGSHDEEELTMELLDGGLEDIENDGENFIATCAFEDYGNLNAKIEELGIDAESSLNRIPSTTLSLDVEAAKSVLKLIDIIEDDDDVQQVFHNMEMTDEILESM, from the coding sequence ATGGCTGGACACAGTAAATGGGCCAACATCAAACACCGAAAGGGTGCCCAGGACGCTAAAAGGGCAAAGCTATTCACCAAACTGATCAAGGAGGTTGCAGTTGCAACCAAAGAGGGGGGTCCAGACCCAGATGCCAACCCTCGCCTGCGAATGGCCATTAAAAACGCACGAAAAGCCTCTGTACCCAAGGATAGAATCGAAGGAGCGATCTCCAAAGGCTCCGGAAATGACGGAACTACCTGGGATGATGTAACCTTTGAAGGCTATGCGCCCAACGGAATTGCGGTATTCGTAGAAGCCCTGACGGACAACAACAACCGGACCGTAGCCAACGTGCGTTCCTACTTCAACAAGTACAACGGATCCATGGGCAAATCTGGATCTGTAGATTATATGTTCGAGCGAAAAGGAATCTTTATTTTCCCAATGGGAAGCCACGATGAGGAGGAATTGACCATGGAATTGCTCGACGGTGGCCTTGAGGACATCGAAAATGATGGAGAAAACTTCATCGCTACTTGCGCATTCGAAGACTACGGAAACCTCAACGCCAAGATCGAGGAATTGGGAATTGACGCAGAATCTTCTCTCAACAGAATCCCAAGTACCACGCTATCCCTCGATGTAGAGGCCGCCAAGTCTGTCCTCAAGTTGATCGACATAATCGAGGATGACGACGACGTACAACAAGTCTTCCACAATATGGAAATGACCGACGAGATTCTCGAGAGCATGTAG